Proteins encoded together in one Synechococcus sp. A15-62 window:
- the hisH gene encoding imidazole glycerol phosphate synthase subunit HisH gives MSLNLGLIDYGMGNLHSVEKCLERLGQGCSLIHNANDLDGVDSLILPGVGAFDPAMANLRATGLVPHLLRWGQEDRPLLGICLGLQLLFEQSDEGSDPGLGLLGGRVIRLPSNSGERIPHMGWAPLKHHGNCPLLSSDAPSEWVYFVHSYAAIPTDRNDLKASAPFGDQEVTAVVWRGRVGACQFHPEKSSDAGEQMIKRWLTWLRNGAEPCP, from the coding sequence TTGAGTCTGAACCTCGGGTTAATCGATTACGGCATGGGCAATCTCCACTCTGTGGAGAAATGCCTTGAACGGCTTGGTCAGGGCTGCTCTTTAATCCATAACGCCAATGATCTGGACGGTGTAGATTCGCTGATCCTCCCTGGGGTCGGCGCCTTCGACCCGGCCATGGCCAACCTCAGGGCCACCGGGCTGGTACCTCATCTGCTGCGCTGGGGCCAGGAGGATCGTCCCTTGCTCGGCATCTGCCTCGGCCTGCAGCTCCTGTTCGAGCAGAGCGATGAAGGCAGCGATCCAGGCCTCGGCCTCTTGGGCGGACGGGTGATACGACTGCCCAGCAACAGCGGCGAACGCATCCCCCACATGGGCTGGGCTCCGTTGAAGCATCACGGCAATTGCCCGCTGCTCAGCAGCGATGCCCCCTCGGAGTGGGTGTATTTCGTGCACAGCTACGCCGCTATTCCCACCGATCGGAATGACCTCAAGGCCTCTGCCCCCTTCGGCGATCAGGAGGTGACTGCTGTGGTGTGGCGGGGCCGCGTCGGCGCCTGCCAGTTCCATCCGGAGAAGTCGTCTGATGCCGGGGAACAGATGATCAAGCGGTGGTTGACCTGGCTGCGCAACGGAGCTGAACCCTGCCCATGA
- a CDS encoding glycoside hydrolase family 57 protein translates to MTKGAVALVLHAHLPYVRSAQPGSLEEDWFFQALIECYLPLLETLELASADPQQQPKLTIGLSPTLLSLLSDQDLKQRFPDWLNERLDLLPKADPSLRVGAEHLAATIERHRRAWQGCDGDLIQRFAALQRQGVVDLLTCGATHGYMPLLRHHPEAVRGQLRTAVREHQRLVGERPMGIWLPECAYYEGLDRWMRDAGLRYAVLDGHGLLHGRPRPRYGVYAPICSRNGVAFFGRDSDATLPVWSAKDGYPGDPHYREFHRDLGWDLPIEELKPLGLDQPRPLGLKLHRVTDHSAPLDRKRPYEPGVAAERVKEHAADYLQGRRRQLDQLSAAMDVSPLLVAPFDAELFGHWWFEGPAFLSQLFQQAPQEGVAFTRLRDVLNSVGQLQLCDPCPSSWGQGGYHDYWLNDSNAWIIPEWEKASAAMVQRCSRGVGSEQAMQWLQQAARELLLAQSSDWSFILRAGTTTELARERVQRHLGRFWQLMQAIDGTAELPEGWLEEVQLDDRLFPMIQPLDWAPVNPSSASA, encoded by the coding sequence GTGACCAAAGGCGCTGTCGCCCTGGTGTTGCATGCCCATCTGCCTTATGTGCGGTCGGCGCAACCGGGCTCCCTGGAGGAAGACTGGTTTTTCCAGGCCCTGATCGAGTGCTATCTACCGCTGCTGGAAACGCTGGAGCTGGCCAGCGCCGACCCCCAGCAGCAGCCCAAACTCACCATTGGCCTATCGCCGACGCTGCTGTCGCTACTGAGCGATCAAGACCTCAAGCAGCGCTTTCCCGACTGGCTGAACGAACGGCTAGATCTGCTGCCGAAGGCCGACCCATCCCTGCGCGTCGGCGCCGAGCATCTTGCGGCCACGATCGAGCGGCATCGGCGGGCTTGGCAGGGCTGCGACGGCGATCTGATCCAGCGCTTCGCGGCACTGCAGCGCCAGGGGGTGGTGGACCTGCTCACCTGCGGCGCCACCCACGGCTACATGCCCCTGCTGCGCCATCACCCGGAGGCGGTGCGCGGGCAACTGCGCACGGCGGTGCGGGAGCACCAACGCCTGGTGGGCGAACGCCCCATGGGGATCTGGTTGCCGGAATGTGCCTATTACGAAGGCCTGGACCGCTGGATGCGCGATGCGGGGCTGCGCTACGCCGTGCTGGATGGCCATGGGCTGCTGCACGGCCGGCCACGGCCCCGCTATGGGGTGTACGCCCCGATCTGCAGCCGCAATGGGGTGGCCTTCTTCGGGCGTGACAGTGACGCCACGCTGCCGGTGTGGTCGGCTAAGGACGGCTACCCCGGCGATCCCCACTACCGGGAGTTCCACCGTGATCTGGGCTGGGACCTGCCGATCGAAGAGCTCAAACCCCTGGGGCTCGACCAGCCGCGCCCTCTTGGCCTGAAGCTGCATCGGGTGACTGACCACAGCGCACCGTTGGATCGCAAACGACCCTACGAACCGGGGGTTGCTGCTGAACGGGTGAAAGAGCACGCCGCCGATTACCTGCAGGGACGCCGGCGGCAGCTGGATCAGCTCAGCGCTGCCATGGACGTTTCCCCACTGCTGGTGGCCCCCTTCGATGCCGAACTCTTCGGCCACTGGTGGTTTGAAGGGCCGGCCTTTCTCAGCCAGCTGTTCCAGCAGGCACCTCAGGAGGGAGTGGCCTTCACCCGGCTGCGCGATGTGCTGAACAGCGTTGGCCAGCTTCAGCTCTGCGATCCCTGCCCCTCCAGCTGGGGGCAAGGGGGCTATCACGACTACTGGCTGAACGACAGCAATGCCTGGATCATCCCGGAGTGGGAAAAGGCCAGTGCCGCGATGGTGCAACGCTGCAGCCGCGGCGTGGGCAGCGAACAGGCCATGCAGTGGCTGCAGCAGGCGGCGCGGGAGTTATTGCTGGCGCAGTCATCGGATTGGAGCTTCATCCTCCGGGCCGGCACCACTACCGAACTGGCCCGAGAACGGGTGCAACGCCACCTGGGCCGCTTCTGGCAACTGATGCAGGCGATCGATGGCACGGCGGAGCTACCGGAGGGCTGGCTTGAGGAGGTGCAGCTGGATGACCGCCTTTTCCCCATGATTCAGCCGCTGGACTGGGCCCCAGTGAATCCTTCTTCAGCCAGCGCATAA
- a CDS encoding serine hydrolase has product MSSSRSSRRSAGWKGPAQLILRLVLMGVGLGLLTGSGLRLLAPRVQQQEIALPSWLADQALITTLLGDAVEPPSSENATEKKTAPVVAEGLKQARFAPRQEIRALSERWLELAAQQSDLQASAYMLILDDGRFAAMQAERPMAAASSIKTPILLAVLELLDQGTLQWNEPLTLTEELVGGGAGWMASRPVGSRFPTHEVATEMIRVSDNSATNLMIARAGGMDAINARFQELDLPSTVVNNWLPDLDGTNTTSARDLSRAIALVDSGELLAPRSRDLFREVMGTSITNTLLPRGLMRGLGGAQGEPDASLARKGYRVYNKTGDIGIAYADAGLIELPDGRRAVAGFLVEGPFNDPRSTELIRQLAAAMAPHLKPVPVPPKP; this is encoded by the coding sequence TTGAGCAGCAGTCGTTCGTCACGTCGCTCCGCCGGCTGGAAAGGTCCGGCCCAGCTCATCCTGCGGCTGGTGTTGATGGGGGTGGGTCTGGGACTGCTCACCGGCAGCGGCCTGCGGCTGCTGGCGCCCCGCGTTCAGCAACAGGAGATCGCACTGCCCAGCTGGCTGGCCGATCAAGCGCTGATCACCACGCTGCTCGGTGACGCCGTGGAGCCGCCCAGCAGTGAGAACGCCACTGAGAAGAAAACTGCTCCTGTCGTGGCGGAGGGCCTGAAGCAGGCACGCTTCGCCCCCAGGCAGGAAATCAGGGCGCTGTCGGAACGCTGGCTGGAGCTGGCCGCGCAACAAAGCGATCTGCAGGCCAGCGCCTACATGCTGATTCTTGACGACGGGCGCTTTGCAGCCATGCAGGCCGAACGGCCGATGGCTGCCGCCAGCTCGATCAAGACGCCGATCCTGCTCGCAGTGCTGGAACTGCTGGATCAGGGAACACTGCAATGGAACGAACCGCTCACGCTCACCGAGGAGCTGGTGGGGGGAGGCGCCGGTTGGATGGCCTCCCGGCCCGTGGGCAGTCGCTTTCCAACCCATGAGGTGGCCACGGAAATGATCCGGGTGAGCGACAACTCCGCCACCAACCTGATGATTGCCCGGGCGGGAGGAATGGATGCGATCAACGCCCGCTTTCAAGAGCTGGACCTGCCTTCCACCGTGGTGAACAACTGGCTGCCGGATCTCGACGGAACCAACACCACCAGTGCCAGAGATCTCAGCCGGGCCATTGCCCTGGTGGATAGCGGTGAGCTGCTGGCTCCCCGCAGCCGGGATCTGTTTCGCGAGGTGATGGGAACGTCGATCACCAACACGCTGCTGCCCAGGGGCTTGATGCGCGGCCTCGGCGGCGCCCAGGGCGAACCGGACGCAAGCCTGGCCCGCAAGGGGTACCGCGTTTACAACAAAACAGGTGACATCGGCATCGCCTACGCCGATGCCGGGCTGATCGAACTCCCCGACGGACGACGCGCAGTGGCGGGATTCCTGGTGGAGGGTCCCTTCAACGACCCCCGATCCACCGAACTGATCCGTCAGCTCGCCGCCGCCATGGCACCGCACCTCAAACCCGTCCCTGTTCCGCCCAAGCCATGA
- a CDS encoding CAAD domain-containing protein → MGPVDEPRPEAETPGSDPTPTPEPTPAPTPEPEPTPAPTPAPTPAPTPAPPPAPTPDPVIASTVSIPAQESADEDGGEWELLVGKVKHWLEQNDLAELWTKAQLPLRVVGGLIVFSLVATVYSGVLSTINSIPLVPGLLELAGLIWLVNFALRNLIRNSDRDKFIQSIRSTWTRVTGRSS, encoded by the coding sequence ATGGGTCCTGTCGACGAGCCCCGCCCTGAAGCCGAAACCCCAGGCAGCGACCCCACCCCCACACCGGAGCCCACGCCCGCACCAACCCCGGAACCTGAGCCGACTCCGGCCCCAACACCTGCGCCCACTCCAGCGCCAACTCCGGCACCGCCCCCCGCTCCAACACCCGACCCGGTGATCGCCTCCACCGTGTCGATCCCTGCTCAAGAGAGCGCCGACGAAGACGGCGGTGAATGGGAGCTGCTGGTGGGCAAGGTGAAGCACTGGCTCGAGCAGAACGATCTGGCGGAGCTCTGGACCAAAGCCCAGCTGCCGCTGCGGGTGGTGGGCGGACTGATCGTGTTCAGCCTGGTGGCGACGGTTTACTCCGGTGTGCTCAGCACCATCAACAGCATCCCTCTGGTGCCGGGCCTGCTTGAGCTGGCTGGCCTGATCTGGCTGGTGAACTTCGCCCTGCGCAACCTGATCCGCAACAGCGATCGGGACAAGTTCATCCAAAGCATCCGCTCCACCTGGACCCGCGTGACAGGCCGTTCAAGCTGA
- a CDS encoding GuaB3 family IMP dehydrogenase-related protein — MDIQLGRSKTVRRAYGIDEIALVPGGRTVDPEVTDTRWTLGGIEREIPIIASAMDGVVDVGMAVRLSKLGALGVLNLEGVQTRYEDPNQVLDRIAAVGKDEFVPLMQEIYSQPVQEELIRKRIKGIKAQGGIAAVSGTPVAAMRFGKAIAEAGADLFFVQATVVSTDHTGPAGQETLDLEALCRDMGVPVVIGNCVTYDVALQLMRAGAAGVMVGIGPGAACTSRGVLGVGIPQATAVADCAAARADYEKESGRYVPIVADGGIVTGGDICKCIACGADAVMIGSPIARAEEAPGRGFHWGMATPSPVLPRGTRINVGNTGSIERILRGPAKLDDGTHNLLGCLKTSMGTLGAQTIKEMQQVEVVVAPSLLTEGKVYQKAQHLGMGK; from the coding sequence GTGGACATTCAGCTCGGACGCTCCAAGACCGTTCGCCGGGCCTACGGAATCGATGAAATCGCTCTGGTGCCTGGGGGTCGCACGGTAGACCCCGAGGTCACCGATACCCGTTGGACCCTGGGGGGAATCGAGCGCGAAATTCCGATCATCGCCAGCGCCATGGACGGCGTGGTGGACGTGGGCATGGCCGTTCGCCTGTCCAAACTGGGCGCCCTCGGCGTGTTGAACCTTGAAGGCGTTCAGACCCGCTACGAAGACCCCAATCAGGTGCTGGATCGCATCGCCGCCGTCGGCAAGGACGAATTCGTCCCGCTGATGCAGGAGATCTACAGCCAGCCGGTTCAAGAGGAGCTGATCCGCAAACGCATTAAGGGCATCAAGGCCCAGGGCGGCATCGCAGCCGTCAGCGGTACTCCTGTGGCCGCCATGCGTTTCGGCAAGGCCATCGCCGAAGCCGGAGCCGATCTGTTCTTCGTGCAAGCCACCGTGGTCTCGACGGATCACACCGGTCCTGCAGGCCAGGAGACCCTGGATCTCGAAGCCCTGTGCCGCGACATGGGCGTTCCCGTGGTGATTGGCAACTGCGTCACCTACGACGTGGCCCTGCAGCTGATGCGAGCCGGCGCCGCCGGCGTGATGGTGGGCATCGGCCCCGGTGCCGCCTGCACCTCCCGTGGCGTTCTCGGCGTGGGCATCCCCCAGGCCACCGCAGTGGCCGACTGCGCCGCCGCCCGGGCCGACTACGAAAAGGAAAGCGGTCGCTACGTGCCGATCGTTGCCGACGGTGGCATCGTCACCGGTGGTGACATCTGCAAGTGCATCGCCTGTGGCGCCGATGCCGTGATGATCGGTTCCCCCATCGCCCGTGCTGAGGAAGCTCCCGGCCGGGGCTTTCACTGGGGCATGGCCACCCCAAGCCCGGTGCTGCCCCGCGGCACCCGCATCAATGTGGGCAACACCGGCAGCATCGAACGCATCCTGCGCGGCCCAGCCAAATTGGACGACGGCACCCACAACCTGCTGGGCTGCTTGAAGACATCGATGGGCACCCTGGGCGCCCAAACCATCAAGGAGATGCAGCAGGTGGAGGTGGTCGTGGCACCCTCCCTGCTGACCGAAGGAAAGGTCTACCAAAAGGCCCAACACCTCGGAATGGGCAAGTAA
- a CDS encoding RNA methyltransferase has protein sequence MNAVVVLVEPAGPLNIGSVARLCANFGVCELRLVAPRCDHLSDEAMLMAVHGQALLQAAVVVPDLLTAINDCRRTVGSCGRLDHGEIPLQTPEQALGWLLARDGSSSSSGAPVALVFGREDRGLSNSELRLCQRVLCLQSGEAYPSLNLSHAVAVVLHELARLNSGTTETRCIEPPSPDPAAAKALSACLDDASDLLLEAGFLLEHTAAARMAKVRDLLQRATVRAEEVALLRGMVRQLRWAIRAKRP, from the coding sequence TTGAATGCCGTCGTCGTGCTGGTGGAGCCGGCCGGCCCCCTGAACATCGGAAGCGTGGCCAGGCTCTGCGCCAATTTCGGGGTGTGCGAACTGCGGCTGGTGGCCCCCCGCTGTGACCATCTCAGCGATGAGGCCATGCTGATGGCCGTGCACGGCCAAGCGCTGCTTCAGGCCGCCGTGGTGGTTCCCGACCTGCTGACAGCCATCAACGACTGCCGCCGCACCGTGGGCAGTTGCGGACGCCTGGACCATGGCGAGATCCCCCTGCAAACACCCGAACAGGCCCTGGGTTGGTTGCTGGCCAGAGATGGCAGCAGCTCCAGCTCAGGCGCCCCCGTGGCCTTGGTGTTTGGACGGGAAGACCGCGGCCTCAGCAACAGTGAGCTGCGGCTCTGCCAGAGGGTTCTCTGCCTGCAGAGCGGAGAGGCCTATCCCTCGCTGAATCTCTCCCACGCCGTGGCAGTGGTGCTGCATGAGTTGGCCCGCCTCAACAGCGGGACCACTGAAACCCGCTGCATCGAGCCCCCCTCGCCGGACCCTGCAGCCGCCAAGGCGCTTTCAGCCTGTCTCGACGACGCCAGCGACCTTTTGCTGGAGGCCGGTTTCCTGCTGGAGCACACCGCCGCTGCGCGCATGGCCAAGGTGCGGGATCTGCTGCAACGCGCCACGGTGCGCGCCGAAGAGGTGGCTCTGCTGCGGGGAATGGTGCGCCAACTGCGCTGGGCCATCCGCGCCAAGCGCCCCTAA
- the crtL gene encoding lycopene beta cyclase, giving the protein MAEPVDVLVLGGGPAALCIASELNQRGVAVAGIAPDPVDDPWPNTYGIWAGELKAVGLEQLLEHRWSDTVSYFGEGGSTAQDQSHAHGIDYGLFDRAALQRHWLERADGVVWHQDTVERVDVNGSTTNVCCASGTTLQARLVIDASGSRTPHIRRPDQGPVAGQAAYGVVGRFSKPPIEPGRFVLMDYRCDHLSEEQRKEPPTFLYAMDLGDGVFFVEETSLALAPGVPYDVLKQRLQQRLDLRGVEITEVIHEEFCLFPMNLPLPDRNQPVLAFGGAASMVHPASGYMVGSLLRRGPDLAHAISVALANQNLGSTALAQRGWQALWPIELVLRHQLYQFGLGRLMGFNEALLRTHFSTFFSLPREEWFGFLTNTLPLPRLMAVMLRLFALSPWQLRQGLVLGAAQDQAPRF; this is encoded by the coding sequence TTGGCTGAGCCGGTGGATGTGCTGGTACTGGGGGGCGGTCCTGCTGCCCTCTGCATCGCCTCGGAACTGAACCAACGGGGTGTTGCGGTTGCTGGCATCGCCCCGGATCCGGTCGACGATCCCTGGCCGAACACCTATGGCATCTGGGCCGGTGAACTCAAAGCGGTGGGGCTCGAGCAGCTGTTGGAGCACCGCTGGAGCGACACCGTCAGTTATTTCGGCGAAGGTGGATCAACGGCTCAGGATCAGAGCCATGCCCATGGGATTGACTACGGCCTGTTCGATCGGGCAGCCCTGCAGCGCCATTGGCTGGAGCGGGCTGATGGGGTGGTCTGGCATCAAGACACCGTTGAGCGGGTGGATGTGAATGGCTCCACCACCAACGTGTGCTGCGCATCGGGAACCACGTTGCAGGCGCGCTTGGTGATTGATGCCTCTGGTTCGCGCACGCCCCACATTCGCCGCCCTGATCAGGGGCCGGTGGCGGGTCAGGCGGCCTACGGCGTGGTGGGGCGTTTCTCCAAGCCTCCAATTGAGCCAGGCCGGTTTGTGTTGATGGACTATCGCTGCGATCACCTCAGTGAAGAACAGCGCAAGGAACCACCCACGTTTTTGTATGCGATGGATCTGGGCGATGGGGTGTTCTTCGTGGAGGAAACCTCGCTCGCCTTGGCACCAGGGGTTCCTTACGACGTGCTCAAGCAACGGCTCCAACAGCGCCTGGATCTGCGCGGCGTTGAGATCACCGAGGTGATTCATGAGGAGTTCTGCCTCTTCCCAATGAACCTGCCGCTGCCGGATCGCAACCAGCCGGTGCTGGCCTTCGGTGGTGCGGCGAGCATGGTGCATCCGGCCTCGGGCTACATGGTGGGTTCGTTGTTGCGGCGTGGGCCTGATCTGGCCCACGCCATTTCCGTAGCTCTCGCCAATCAAAACCTCGGCTCAACAGCATTGGCGCAACGGGGTTGGCAAGCGCTCTGGCCGATCGAATTGGTGTTGCGCCATCAGCTCTATCAATTTGGCTTGGGCCGCTTGATGGGTTTCAACGAAGCGTTGTTGCGCACCCACTTCTCAACGTTCTTCTCCCTGCCGCGGGAGGAGTGGTTTGGCTTTCTCACCAACACGTTGCCGCTGCCACGCTTGATGGCGGTGATGCTGCGCTTGTTTGCCCTATCGCCTTGGCAGTTGCGGCAGGGGCTGGTGCTGGGGGCGGCTCAGGATCAAGCTCCACGGTTTTGA
- the petG gene encoding cytochrome b6-f complex subunit V: MIEPLLCGIVLGLIPVTLLGLFVAAWNQYRRGGSALGG; the protein is encoded by the coding sequence ATGATCGAACCTCTGCTCTGCGGCATCGTTCTGGGTTTGATCCCCGTCACGCTTTTGGGTCTGTTCGTGGCGGCATGGAATCAGTACCGCCGAGGTGGCAGCGCTCTAGGGGGCTGA
- a CDS encoding c-type cytochrome, with translation MVQPSRIAAESASADANDSSDRGRGLIAALVVSAATACVVLVLWVLGSAQQDPYIKASLELQGAVDHGGQLFRINCAGCHGLAGQGLVGPQLQGVSNQLKDPVLVHQIISGETPPMPSFEMEPQSMADLLAYLHTLS, from the coding sequence GTGGTCCAGCCGTCACGAATTGCGGCCGAATCGGCATCAGCTGATGCAAATGATTCGAGCGATCGGGGTCGCGGCCTGATCGCCGCGCTGGTTGTGTCGGCTGCCACGGCTTGCGTGGTGCTGGTGCTCTGGGTGCTGGGGAGCGCGCAGCAGGACCCCTACATCAAGGCCAGCCTTGAGTTGCAGGGGGCCGTGGACCACGGCGGCCAGCTGTTCCGGATCAATTGCGCCGGCTGCCACGGCCTAGCTGGCCAGGGGTTGGTGGGCCCTCAACTTCAGGGCGTGAGTAATCAGCTGAAAGACCCCGTTCTGGTGCACCAGATCATCAGCGGAGAGACTCCCCCCATGCCGAGCTTTGAGATGGAACCGCAATCCATGGCCGATCTGCTGGCCTACCTGCACACCCTCAGCTGA
- the gyrA gene encoding DNA gyrase subunit A, with product MTDSVGPGSGGPGDSDDRIIQTDLRNEMSRSYLEYAMSVIVGRALPDARDGLKPVHRRILYAMYELGLTSDRPYRKCARVVGEVLGKYHPHGDTAVYDALVRMAQDFSMSMPLIDGHGNFGSVDNDPPAAMRYTESRLRALTTDSLLEDIEAETVDFADNFDGSQQEPTVLPARIPQLLLNGSAGIAVGMATNIPPHNLNELIDGLQALIANPEITDQELIQLIPGPDFPTGGQILGREGIRETYLGGRGSVTMRGVANIETIEAPGRPDRDAVIITELPYQTNKAALIERIAELVNDKKLEGISDIRDESDRDGMRIVVELRRDAYPQVVLNNLFKLTPLQSNFSAYMLALVNGEPILLTLRKMLEVFLDFRVETIERRTRYLLRKAEERDHILLGLLLALDQLDPIIALIRAAPDTATARQQLQDRHGLSDIQADAILQMQLRRLTALEADKIRLEHEDLVTKIADYKDILGRRERVFGIIQSELAQLQERYPTPRRTEILDLGGGLSDIDLIANERSVVLLTETGYLKRMPVSEFEATSRGTRGKAGTRSQGEDAVKLFISCNDHDTLVLFSDRGVSYALPAYRVPQCSRAAKGTPVVQLLPIPREEAITTLIPVSEFSNDTDLVMLTRGGFIKRTRLSAFSNIRSNGLIAINLEEGDALTWVRLAVPGDSVLIGSKAGMTIHFRLSDEELRPLGRTARGVRSMNLRDGDALVSMDVLPVELADQVAASADDEDDAASEGPWVLVASASGLGKRVPVTQFRLQKRAGMGLRAMKFRTDADELVGLSVLGAGEELLLVSEKGVIVRTSADAIPQQSRAATGVRLQKLDKGDRLLKVVLVPPEAEDDSADDTESNDTEAEAQDS from the coding sequence ATGACGGATTCTGTGGGGCCTGGCAGCGGCGGTCCCGGCGATTCCGACGATCGGATCATTCAGACGGACCTGCGCAACGAGATGTCGCGCTCCTATTTGGAGTATGCGATGAGCGTGATCGTGGGTCGGGCTCTGCCCGATGCCCGCGATGGCCTCAAGCCGGTGCATCGCCGGATCCTGTACGCGATGTACGAGCTGGGCCTCACCAGCGACAGGCCTTACCGCAAGTGCGCCCGTGTGGTGGGCGAAGTGCTCGGCAAATATCACCCCCACGGCGACACCGCCGTGTACGACGCCCTGGTGCGCATGGCCCAGGACTTCTCCATGTCGATGCCCCTGATCGATGGGCACGGCAACTTCGGTTCGGTGGACAACGACCCACCGGCGGCCATGCGATACACCGAATCGCGGTTGCGGGCGCTCACCACAGACAGCCTCCTGGAGGACATCGAGGCTGAGACCGTTGATTTCGCCGACAACTTTGATGGCTCACAGCAGGAGCCCACGGTGCTGCCGGCGCGGATCCCGCAGCTGCTGCTGAATGGTTCAGCGGGCATCGCCGTGGGGATGGCGACGAACATCCCTCCCCACAACCTCAATGAGTTGATCGACGGGTTGCAGGCGCTGATCGCCAATCCAGAGATCACCGATCAGGAGTTGATCCAGCTGATCCCCGGCCCAGATTTCCCCACCGGCGGTCAGATCCTGGGGCGTGAAGGCATCCGCGAGACGTACCTGGGTGGTCGCGGCTCGGTGACGATGCGCGGCGTGGCCAACATCGAAACGATCGAGGCCCCAGGGCGGCCCGATCGCGATGCGGTGATCATCACCGAGTTGCCGTATCAGACCAACAAAGCGGCGCTGATTGAGCGCATTGCTGAGCTGGTCAACGACAAGAAGCTCGAGGGCATCTCCGACATCCGCGACGAGAGCGATCGCGATGGCATGCGGATCGTGGTGGAGCTGCGTCGTGACGCCTACCCGCAGGTGGTGCTGAACAACCTGTTCAAGCTCACCCCGCTGCAGAGCAACTTCAGTGCCTACATGCTGGCGCTGGTGAACGGTGAGCCGATCCTGCTCACCCTGCGCAAGATGCTCGAGGTGTTCCTCGACTTCCGGGTCGAGACGATCGAGCGCCGAACCCGCTACCTGCTGCGCAAGGCCGAGGAGCGCGACCACATCCTGCTGGGCCTGCTGCTGGCCCTTGATCAGCTCGATCCAATCATTGCCTTGATCCGGGCTGCCCCCGATACGGCCACGGCACGGCAACAGCTGCAGGATCGCCATGGCCTGTCCGACATCCAGGCCGACGCCATCCTGCAGATGCAGCTGCGTCGTCTCACGGCTCTTGAGGCCGACAAGATCCGGCTCGAGCACGAGGACCTGGTCACCAAGATCGCCGACTACAAGGACATCCTTGGCCGGCGTGAGCGGGTCTTCGGAATCATCCAGAGCGAGCTCGCTCAGCTGCAGGAGCGCTACCCGACGCCGCGCCGCACCGAAATCCTCGACCTCGGCGGTGGCCTGTCTGACATCGACCTGATCGCTAACGAGCGGTCGGTGGTGTTGCTCACCGAGACCGGCTACCTCAAGCGGATGCCGGTGAGCGAATTCGAGGCCACCAGCCGCGGCACCCGCGGCAAGGCGGGCACCCGCAGCCAGGGTGAAGATGCGGTGAAGCTGTTCATCAGCTGCAACGACCACGACACCTTGGTGCTGTTCAGCGACCGTGGTGTGTCGTACGCCCTGCCCGCCTACCGCGTGCCCCAGTGCAGCCGTGCGGCCAAGGGAACGCCGGTGGTGCAGCTGTTGCCGATCCCCCGGGAAGAAGCGATCACCACATTGATTCCGGTGTCGGAGTTCAGCAACGACACCGACCTGGTGATGCTCACCCGAGGTGGCTTCATCAAGCGCACCCGCCTTTCGGCCTTCAGCAACATCCGCTCCAATGGTCTGATCGCCATCAACCTGGAGGAAGGCGATGCCCTCACCTGGGTGCGTTTGGCGGTGCCCGGCGACAGCGTCTTGATCGGCTCCAAAGCCGGGATGACCATCCACTTCCGCCTCAGTGATGAGGAATTGCGGCCTTTGGGGCGTACAGCCCGCGGCGTACGTTCGATGAACCTGCGCGATGGCGATGCCCTGGTGAGCATGGATGTGCTGCCGGTGGAACTCGCCGATCAGGTGGCCGCCAGCGCAGATGATGAAGACGATGCCGCCAGCGAGGGCCCCTGGGTGCTCGTGGCGTCGGCCTCGGGTCTGGGCAAGCGGGTTCCGGTGACGCAATTCCGCCTGCAGAAGCGGGCCGGCATGGGCCTGCGGGCGATGAAGTTCCGCACCGATGCCGACGAGCTGGTGGGGCTGAGTGTGCTCGGTGCCGGTGAAGAGTTGCTGCTGGTGAGCGAGAAAGGGGTGATCGTGCGCACCAGCGCCGATGCCATTCCCCAGCAATCCCGTGCTGCCACAGGGGTGCGTCTGCAGAAGCTCGACAAGGGCGACCGGTTGCTGAAGGTGGTGTTGGTGCCACCGGAAGCGGAGGACGACTCTGCTGACGACACCGAGTCCAACGACACCGAAGCTGAAGCGCAGGACAGCTGA
- the trxA gene encoding thioredoxin, whose protein sequence is MSSAAAVTDASFEQDVLQSDVPVLVDFWAPWCGPCRMVAPIVEEIAKEFDGQIKVFKLNTDENPNVASQYGIRSIPTLMVFKGGQKVDTVVGAVPKATLSGTISKYL, encoded by the coding sequence ATGTCCAGCGCTGCTGCTGTCACCGACGCATCCTTCGAGCAGGACGTGCTCCAGAGCGACGTGCCGGTTCTCGTGGACTTCTGGGCACCCTGGTGCGGACCCTGCCGCATGGTGGCTCCGATCGTGGAAGAGATCGCCAAGGAATTTGACGGCCAGATCAAGGTCTTCAAGCTCAACACCGACGAGAACCCCAACGTGGCCAGCCAGTACGGGATCCGCAGCATCCCGACGCTGATGGTGTTCAAGGGTGGTCAGAAGGTGGACACCGTGGTGGGAGCTGTTCCCAAGGCAACCCTGTCAGGCACCATTTCCAAGTACCTCTGA